The nucleotide window CAGATCAACCTTGGGGGTACCGACGACGACCTTGGCCTCGGAGGTTGCTTCTGCCTTTTCACCTTGGACGTTCTCGCCAGTCACTGTGGCGGTGTTGTCGTAGGTGTCGGCTTCTGCATCCTGCGGGGTGAGCACGTGGGTTGCGGTACACGTCATGTGCTCATCGGGTGCCAGTTCAGTCTTCGGGCACTTGAGGTCGCTGACCTTCTCGTCTGCCAAGGTGACGTTTCGCAGCGTGACCTTGGAGGTGTTGTGCACATCGAAGCTGTATTCGACGGTTTCGCCTGCCAGCGCCTTGCCTTCGATTGCCTGGTCGTCCTGCTTGACTTCAGCGGTCTTGGTCAGGGCGATGGAGGGCTTGTATACGGGCACCTCAATGGTTGCGGTCTTCTTCTCGGTCACGACGTCGCGGTTCTTCTCTGCGTTGTCGGGTCGAGTCTTGGCCCGCAGCACTGCGGTGTTGTCGATGTCCTTGCGGTTGTCGACGTCCTTCTGGTTGACGGTGTATTCGACGGTGCACTGGAAGCCTGCGCCGGGGGCGAGGGTGAGCTTGCCGTCAGTGACGTTGAGCTTCGGTGCTTCTTCAGCGCCAGCTTCAGCGTCGAGCGCTACACAGTTGTCAAGGGTGACGGGTGCTTCGTTGGAAAGCTTGCTGTCCTCCAGGGTGACATTGTGCAGGGTGACGTTACCGGTGTTACGGCCGGTGATGACGAAGGCTGCTGCCTCTTTGTTGTCGCGAACAACGCGGTCACTGAGTGCGTCTGTGCCCTGGTCGGCCGGGCGTACCTGCTTGGTGAGTTCCAGAGCGGGGCCGGGTTCGACGATGGGGACGATCACCGAGGAGGGATCCGGGGTGACGACCTTGCTCTTGTACTTACCGGTGATGGATGCGGTGTTCTTCAGGATCGCTTCGAGGTCGATGTCTTCCTGAGTGACCTTGCTCCAAGTGACGGTGCAGGAGTACTTGTCGCCGACTGCCAGGTTTGCGCCTTGCTCGGATAGCAGGTCGCCCTTGGCTTTAAGGTCTTCACCTACGTAGGCGGTGCCTTCGGAGTTGGTGATGACGCAGGTCAGTTGATTCTTGAGTTTTTCACTCTCGGTGTCCTTGACCCACTGGTCATCGAGCTTAACTTCGGTCAGCGGAACATCGCCGTCGTTTTCGCCTTCGATGGTGAAGGTTGCTTCGCCGTCAACGGTTCGCTTGTCCTCCGGATCATTGACAGACTTCGCCACAGTGACGCTTGGGCTAGCCACCCAGTAACCGAAGTTGATGTCACGGATTTGCTCTTCCTGACCACCATTTTGGGCGGGGGAAATTCCCTGGATTACTTGGGTACCGGATTCCCAGGTGCCGTTGTTTTCAGGGTTCTTGCCAGCCTCGGTGTTGATCTCTTGATCATCGAGAGGCTTCACGCGAACCTTGTAGGTACCTGCGGGCAGGTTGTCGAATTCGTAGTGACCGTTTTGGTTCAGCTTGCCTTCACCGAGGGTGATGGTCTGGTAAACCTCGTCACAGTTTTCGACCTCGCCAGCTTTGTTGGTGGTGCACTTAAGCAGCTCAACAATGCGACCGTTGGGCGAAGGCTCTTCTTCAGAACCGCGTGATGCATCCTTGTCAACGTCTTGGTAGATGTTGCCACTGATGCGACCTGCGTACACCTCGGTTTGAACGGCTGCCGGCTGAGGACCAGCGTTAGCACGGGAGTACATCTCTGTTTCGGTGACAACGTAGACGCCGATCTGGTTACGGTAACGATCGCCCGCACGGTTGTCCTTTGCATCGAAGTGCAGGTAGTAGGTCCGGTTAGACTCGGGCAGGAAAGTCTTTGAGCGGAATCGCAGTGCGGTGATCTTTTCGCCACCGGCCTTTGCGGATTCCTTGTACTTTTCCAACTCTTCTTGGGTGAGGTCGCGCCAAGCAGTGGTATTCGGCTTGGAGTCAAGATCGCCCACACCTGGGCGCTTGAACATCGCGCGGCACAGCTCGATATCCGAGGCGTTAGCCGTGGACGGACACATCGAGACCTTCTTGGGGTCATCGGTGGTGAACTGGACCGGGAGGTTCTGGTCGTCGCCGACGTATTTGGGCAGTTCGTCCAACCAGTACTGGCCGTGGAAGTCGGTGCCTTCGCCCTCTGCACCGGTGGACTCGGACTGGCCGTCAAGGTTACGCCCATCACCGTTGTAAGGGAGGACGTCGATGAACTCGCTCGCGCCGAATTGTCCGGTGCTGTAGTTGACGATGTTCACCGCATGGGTGAAATCGGTGCGCGTAGGCACCAAGGGGTCAATGACAGACTTGGACAGCTGAGCCACTGTAGCCTGCGGGATGACGATGGTGTCATACTTGGTGGCGCTCCTCAAAGGCGTGTAATTGCCGGGCACCGGCTGCGGCTTCATATCCCACGTGGGATTGTTTGTAGCGTTAGCATCAACCTTCGGCGATCGGCTGTTGACCAGACCTTGGTTGACGGTGAGCGTCTGTCCACCACTGGGATCTGTGATCGCAGGCGTGCCAGTCAGGCGCCATTCAGACAGCACGTTGAAGCGCTGGCCGGGGCCTGCCCACACTGGGGTATAGACGTGGAAGCTACGGCTATCGCCCTTGAAGTCACCATGGGTGATCATGCCAAAGTAGCTGTAGAACCAACTGCTCTTTTCCTGCTGAGCGTCAACTGTTTTCTGCATGAGGAAGGGCTGCATGAAGGGGTCGTCGCTGGGATCTGCGGACAGCGCCCAGGTTTGTTCGATGTAACGACCTGCGTCAAAACCACAGTCTTGGGGATTATTAGACTTGGGTGTGTCCTGAATGAAACGCGCATTCGGGGGCAGTTCGGCAGGAACAACATCGAGACACTTGGAGATGTACACACGGTGGATAACCTGCTCCGGGGGAAGGTTCTGCTCTTCGCGCTTCTTCAGGTAATCCGCGTAGCCTTCTTCACCCAAGCTTTCCTTCATGGTCTTGGAGCTCAGGTAGGCGCTGCCGTTGTTGAAGCCGAGGGACGGGACCCCACGGTATTCGTATTTTTGGCGTCCGAGCGACTTGATCGCGGGATCAGTCCGGCTGAGGTAGGAGTTGTTGACACCCGCAGAAGGGGTGGAGAAGTATATGCGGCTGCTGGCGACAGGTGAGGCCGGGCCACAAGCAGTCTTCACGCTAGCGAAGTTCGGGGTAGTGACGTACTTAGCACCTTCAAGGTTGATGACACCGGCCTCGTTGGGGCCGGGGTTAGTGTGGTCGTCCTTGATGGCGGTTGCGATGACTGCAGGGTCAGCACCTTCGACACGGTAGCGCAGGGTGGTGGGGCTAGTAACTGCCTTCTCACCGGGAAGAACGATGTAGAGGCCGGTGGCCTTCTTGTTCCATTCTTCGCTCATGTCACGGAAGTTGTTCACGCCGTTGGCGTAATCGGCTACGAGTGTCCAGTCTTTGATCTCGCCACAGTTGTTGCCGTCGACGGGCTGGTCAGTGATGTAGACCTTAGCGTTGGCAAAGACCTCGCCGAGGGGGCGGTTGTTTGCACCGATACCATAATAGAGGCTGATGCGCTGCTCGCCGCGCTTCCAGCCAACGCACACCGCAGCGTTGCTGGAGGCGTTAGCTGGCGACAGGCTGAGGTTAACCCAGCTATCGTTGAGCGGGGCCCTGGGGTTATCGGGAAGTTTCAGGCTGGAAGAAGCAACCGTGTCGTTCTTTGTGAAAGGAACACAGCCGGAGCTTCCGGGCTCGGCAGAACAGTCGTAAGTCACCTTTTCAACAACCTGCTTGGCGCAGTTATTGTTAGCCATCCCCTTGCCGGGACCAGTGTTGCTCTTGGGATCTGTGGTGCTATCGGTGCAAGTAAGAGTGTTGCCTGGGTCCTGATCCAACCACTTGGGTGCAACCTCAGGGAATTCAGCAGGGACACCGTTGTAGGATTTAACCGGGCCTAGCTTGCCGGTTTCTTTGTCCACAGTGTCCATGCGGGTAATGAATTCATTCTTACCCTCTTGGAACATGTCTTCGGGGATGAAGAATTTGAAAGGAGCACGCTCGCCGCGCGTACCCGGGCTGGTCGTGTAACGCTCCTGAATGTAGGGGTTTCCCTGGTCATCCAGCTTAACGGTGGTTTTCGTACCGTTGTAGTACCCGATAATTTCTCCCGCACGGCCTTTGAACTTCTCCGGCAACTGCAGGGTATAGCGGGTCAGGCTATCGGAGGATGGCGCATTGTAAAGGCCAAGTTCGGGTTTGTAGCTCTTGCCATTCGCGTTCTTCCGGGGGTAGGCATTGGCATCCATGATGTTCCACGAGTTGGTCAGGTTAGACCATGCGCTGATGCCACGGTAGGGCTTACCGGGGTCAATATCGTTGTTGCCATCTGCTTCACACAGTACGGAAGTATCGGCTCCAGGCCCAAGGTTCGCAGGAGTACCACCGAGGTATGTCGGGCTGGTGTCCTCGTAGGTCTGGTTGATCGTCTGGTCCATGCGGTTGGCTTCGACGATGCGCAGATCGCGGTCGGCCTTCAGCACACCGATGAGCTTGCCGTTAGCGCTTGGGCCTTCGTAGATATCTGCACCGAGGCTGAAATCACCAGCCTGGGTTTCCATCACGCGGTTGGGATTCTCAGTCATGGCGGAGCCGAACCAGCCAAGCACCTGGGTGTTGCCCTGGGTCGGCAGGAATCGGATGGTGTAGGTGCCATCTTTGTTGTCCGTCAGGGCAGCACCGGTGAGGTTTAGCACTTCGGACTTGTACACCGGGGTGCGAGTGGGCTCGGGGAAGCCTTCGCGGGCTTTTTGGCCAACCCAGCGGGGGCGAATAGTGACAACACGGTCTTCGCTACCGGAGTTCACACTCATACTGAACTGGTATTTCGCGCCACTACCTGCGCAGGCGACGTTGTCTTCGACGCTGTCGTCACCGATTGCGTAGCCCATGGACGAGTTGATGACACAGGAGCCATCCTTGTCCTGGCCGACGCCGGCCTCGAGCAGAGCAAGGCTGAATTGGATAACTCCATCGCCTTGCTCGTACTGCACCGAGCCAGAAGGTGCGACCGCAGGGGCCGCTGGTGGCGCAGTGTTTTCGCCGGCAGCTACTTGGGCGTGCGCCGCTGGCAGTGGTGCGTTCAATCCCATGGAACCAACCATGAGAATGGAAGCAGCCAATGCTAGAGCACGCCTAGAGAGCACTCTGATTGACATAGATTCTCCAAACCTGTGTGGGTGCGCTTGTACCAAAACTCAGCAGAAGCACATTAAGTAAAAAACTTTCCATTTTCTAACAGTACCCGTGATTCTCAGGTTCTCCTAATCAATTCTCAGTGGACTCTAAGCTTCGCGGGATGACCTAACCTTAGAAACATGGCTAAGAAAGTTCGTCCCGTCCACGTGTGTACCGATTGCGGTTACCAGGCCCCTAAGTGGCTTGGTCGTTGCCCAGAGTGCGGGGCCTGGGGAACCTTGAATGAACAGCTTCCTTCGCAGCCCTCCACACAGGCAGTTTCTGGGCAGTCGACTACTCCTCAACCGATCACATCGATCCCCGTAGACGCGACCACAGCTACGACGACGGGCATAGCTGAGCTAGATCGTGTTCTTGGTAACGGTTTGGTACCGGGTTCGGTTGTTCTGCTGTCCGGCGAACCCGGTGTGGGCAAGTCCACACTGCTTCTTGACGTCGCGGCGCATGCGGCGCGCGCGAACAATGGACAAAACAAGGTGCTGTACGCCACCGCCGAGGAGTCGACGGGCCAGGTACGTTTGCGCGCTGAACGCACCGGAGCTTTGGACGAGAACTTGCTGCTGGTTGCCGAATCCAACTTGGATACCATCTTCCACCATGTAGATAAGCTAAAACCAACGCTGATCGTGGTCGACTCTGTGCAGACTATGCATGCACCGGGTGTGGAAGGCGTGCCTGGCGGCGTCGCCCAGTCTCGTGCAGTGACCGCAGCGTTAACCACCCTGGCTAAAACCACCGGAGTCTCAGTGATTCTGGTGGGACATGTGACCAAGGATGGAAATGTCGCTGGTCCTCGAGTTCTGGAGCACCTGGTCGATGTGGTTTTGCACTTCGAGGGCGACAAGCACTCCCCACTCCGCATGCTTCGGGGTTTGAAGAATCGCTTCGGCGCTACCGATGAGGTCGGCTGTTTTGAACAAACTGCGAACGGCATCCGGGAAGTCAGCGATCCAAGTGGGTTGTTCCTTTCCTCTCGTGACGCCACCCCGGATGGGACAGCCATTACCGTAGCGATGGACGGGGTGCGGCCGATCCTGGCAGAGATTCAGGCACTCCTGATGGAGACACCGGCGAAGAACCCTCGGCGCGCAGTGACGGGTCTGGATTCCACCCGTGCGCCGATGGTGCTGGCGGTTCTAGCGGCGCGCGCCGGCCTGCAAACCGCCGACAAGGAGGTCTACATCGCTACCGTTGGCGGCATGAAGATCGGTGAGCCCGCGGCCGACTTGGCGGTAGCGATGGCCACCGCGTCAGCACTAACCCGCACTCCCCTGCCGCAGCGCACAATCGTGATCGGGGAAATTGGCCTCGCCGGCGAGCTCCGTCGGGTGCCCAGTTGTGACAAGAGGCTCACTGAGGCCGCCCGTCTGGGCTTTGAACGCGCAATCGTTCCGCGTGGAAGCGTGCAAGCAAAAGACACCCCGCTGGTTGTCAGCGAGGTGTCGACTGTGGCGCAGGCACTGGAGTTTCTTAAGAAATAATCTCTAGTGCCCGGGGCTGAAACTAAAAATTCTCAGCTTCTTTTCAGGCGGTTACAGCAGGTTGAATGGATGCGCCTCGGAAGGGTTGTTGCCAATGACGGTGTGCAGGAAGTAAGACCCTGCCGGCACCGGGTTGCGCTGGCCGCATTGTCCGGGCTCGGAATCGGTGCGCGACCACACTGCGCGGTAGTAGCGTTCGGAACCTGCGGGGAAGATCCTGGAGGTTCCGTCTACCGGCTGGTTGCAGTCTAGGTCGGACCAGACGCGACGGTTGGTGGACAGGTTATAGACTTCAAAACGCAGGGGGTTGTCGCGAAGGTCGATGGTGCAGTCCGCGGCGGTTGGGTTCTTCACCGTCATGTAGAACTCTGGCAACTGTCCTTCCTCGTAGGAGGGCTTATCACTCGTGGCGCTAATCTGCAGGTCGGACAGCTCACAGCTCTGCTTTTTGGGCTTTTCCGCTGAATCCTTGCCGTCCTTGCTGTCCTTGTCGTCTTTCGAGTCCTTGCCAGCCTTGTCAGCCTTGTCAGCTTTGTCGCCTGCGTCTTTGCTGTCCTTGTCAGCTTTGTCGGCATCTTTTTTATCCGATGACGCCGCCTTGTCGTCACTGTCTTTGCCTGCCGACGCCCCATCGGTCCCCTTTGCCGGGTATGGTGCATCGGATGTCACTGCTGCGGCCGATTGATCTGGCTGGTCGGCTGAACGGTTGGAAAACAGCTGCATCACCCCGAGCAGCAGCGCGACAACAGCAAGGAGTACGACGACCGCCGCGACGCGACGTCGTACGTAAATAACCTTGGGCAGACGATTGTGTTCAGTCACACTGCACACACTAGCCGGCGGATGCGCGAAGCTTAGGCTTCCACGCCGATTTCAACGACAGGCTCTGCCAGGCCATCGGACAGGCGGTAACGCACGCCGACGATACCCATGCGGCCTTTGGCAACTGCGGCTTTGATCTCTGGCGATCGGCTCATGATCTGGTCGACGGTCTCCGCCACGTGGTGGGCCTCAAATTCTTCTGTGGTGGTCTTGCCCATGGCGCGCGCTTCTAAAATGGAGGGGCTGACTTTTTCAATCAGCACGCGCTGGAAACCACCCGGGATTTCGTGGCCGTCCAAGGCAGCTTGCGTCGCAGCGACTGCGCCACAGGATTCGTGGCCGAGAACCACGATCAGGGGCACATGCAAACCTTGCACCGCGTATTCAAGCGAGCCAAGCACCGCCAAGTCGATGATTTCCCCGGCCGTGCGGATGACGAAGATGTCGCCCAAACCCTGGTCGAAGATCATCTCCACCGGCACCCGGGAATCTGAGCAGGCCAGAACAACTGCGTGGGGTTCCTGGCCTGCGGTCAGCTCCACGCGGCGACGGTGATCTTGGTTTGGCCGCGTTTCCTCGAAGTTCATAAAACGGCGGTTGCCCGCCTGCAAGGCTTCCCAAATCGCGTGGGGTGTCCGCTCAGCATCTCTCATGAGAAACATTGTGCCCCACGACACCCTCGCTAACTACTTAGCTTGGCTTCCGCTGCCCATTTCTGGAACACTGACACACTTAGAATGAACGCTCGAAACCACGCCCCCAGCCGACCAACACAGTTCGATTACCGCGCACTGTGCGATTGGTATGCAGCCAACGCTCGCCCCCTGCTATGGCGACGACCAGGCACAACAGCCTGGGGTGTTCTTGTTTCAGAGGTGATGAGCCAACAAACCCCCGTCGCCAGGGTGCAACCGATTTGGCAACAGTGGATGGATCGATGGCCCACCCCGCAAGACTTTGCAGCGGCATCGCGGGCTGACATTCTCCGCGCGTGGGGTTCTTTAGGTTACCCCCGCCGCGCCCTCCGGCTTCACGAATGCGCCCAGGAAATCACCGCCCGATACGGCGCCGAATCGAACGCAAGGGAAGGTTCCGAGCCCGTTCCAGAAGACTTGGCGGAGCTGCTGGCACTGCCAGGTATCGGGGACTACACGGCGCGAGCAGTGCTGTGCTTCCACTACGACCACAACGTCGCCGTCGTCGACACCAATGTGCGCAGAGTCTACGCCCGCGCCGTGTCCGGAAATTATCTTCAAAGCCCGGCAAGAGCCTCTGACTTAAGGAAGCAACAAGCACTTGTTGACGCCGCGCCCGACGACGTTCACGGGCCGACTTTCTCTGTCGCAATGATGGAGCTTGGGGCGTTGGTATGCACGGCGTCATCACCTGATTGCGGACACTGCCCCATTCAGGCGTCTTGTGCCTGGCAGCTGGCAGGAGCGCCCGCCCCCTCAGAGCAGGAGCTGGCACAGGCGAAAAAACGAGTGCAGAAATTTGCGGGAACTGACAGGCAGGTGCGCGGCATCATCATGAAGGCTCTGCGCGAATCCGACTCCCCCGTTACAAAAGGCACCATCGATCTGCTGTGGCCCGATGCTGCACAACGAGACCGCGCTCTGCTTGGTCTTCTAGAAGACGGCCTAGTTGAACAACTAGACATTGGTTTCGCTCTGCCAGCCTAAAACCTTCAGCAAGACACAAAGAAGCCGTGATTAGAGGTTCTAACCACGGCTTGTCTTTTGGCGCTACGTCAGCGGTTTACTTCTTCCAGCGTCCCCGGAAGGTGAAGCCACCAGGAAGTCGCACCCACAGGCCACCGCGACTGTTGACGGTAACCGGACCCAGCTTTGTGGAGCCGGACACACCAGAGCCGGATACGTTGATCCAGGAGTTCTTACCGACTTTTTTACGTTTGCGGAAGTTCAGTCCCGTTGGGGTGATGCTCTTGCGTGCCATGTTGTCCTCCTCGTGCTGGTTGTCTAGCCCACTGTATAAGGATTGTAGAGGCTAGTTGCTATCACCGTCGGATTCCTCATCAGCCAGCGCAATGGCATTGTCGATTTCCAACTGTTCAGCGGTGGAATCCTCCGGCACGGGCTGCTCCGACGCGTCCGACACCTGGCGGATCGCGTCAGCTACCTCGTGGCTAACATCCGACAGCTCTGGCAGGGGCTTCGGCTTCGCGGAGAACGTCAAGGTGGCCTTGGCAGAGGTTGGGTCTTCGCCCTCCACATCGACTACTACGATCTCGCCTGCACCGATCTCACCGAACAGGATCTTTTCGCTCAATGCGTCTTCGATCTCTCGTTGGATGGTGCGGCGCAGCGGGCGTGCACCAAGGACCGGGTCGAAGCCACGCTTTGCAAGCAGCTGCTTTGCCTGATCGCTAACCTCCAGGCCCATATCCTTTTCACCCAGAGCCTTAGACACGCGGCCCAGAAGCAGATCAACCATGTCGACAATCTGATCCTGCGTGAGCTGATGGAACACCACGACGTCATCAATGCGGTTCAAGAACTCGGGGCGGAAGTGCTTCTTCAGCTCGTCGTGCACCTTGTTCTTCATGCGTTCGTAGCGGCCGGTTTCGTCCTGCTCGCCGGTACCGGAGAAGCCCATGCCCACAGCCTTGGAAATGTCCTGCGTTCCAAGGTTGGAGGTAAAGATCATGACGGTATTTTTGAAGTCCACCACGCGACCCTGGCCGTCAGTGAGGCGGCCTTCCTCAAGCACCTGCAGGAGGGTGTTGTAGATCTCCTTGTGTGCCTTTTCGATCTCGTCGAAGAGAATGACAGAGAAGGGCTTGCGGCGCACCTTTTCGGTCAGCTGGCCGCCTTCGTCGTAGCCTACGTACCCGGGGGGTGCACCGAACAGGCGGGAGGCGGTGAACTTGTCGTGGAACTCACCCATGTCGATCTGGATGAGCGCTTCTTCGTCGCCGAAGAGGAACTCCGCTAGGGCCTTGGACAGCTCGGTTTTACCCACACCGGAGGGGCCGGCGAAGATAAAGGAACCGCTGGGACGCTTGGGGT belongs to Corynebacterium argentoratense DSM 44202 and includes:
- a CDS encoding DUF7507 domain-containing protein, which gives rise to MGLNAPLPAAHAQVAAGENTAPPAAPAVAPSGSVQYEQGDGVIQFSLALLEAGVGQDKDGSCVINSSMGYAIGDDSVEDNVACAGSGAKYQFSMSVNSGSEDRVVTIRPRWVGQKAREGFPEPTRTPVYKSEVLNLTGAALTDNKDGTYTIRFLPTQGNTQVLGWFGSAMTENPNRVMETQAGDFSLGADIYEGPSANGKLIGVLKADRDLRIVEANRMDQTINQTYEDTSPTYLGGTPANLGPGADTSVLCEADGNNDIDPGKPYRGISAWSNLTNSWNIMDANAYPRKNANGKSYKPELGLYNAPSSDSLTRYTLQLPEKFKGRAGEIIGYYNGTKTTVKLDDQGNPYIQERYTTSPGTRGERAPFKFFIPEDMFQEGKNEFITRMDTVDKETGKLGPVKSYNGVPAEFPEVAPKWLDQDPGNTLTCTDSTTDPKSNTGPGKGMANNNCAKQVVEKVTYDCSAEPGSSGCVPFTKNDTVASSSLKLPDNPRAPLNDSWVNLSLSPANASSNAAVCVGWKRGEQRISLYYGIGANNRPLGEVFANAKVYITDQPVDGNNCGEIKDWTLVADYANGVNNFRDMSEEWNKKATGLYIVLPGEKAVTSPTTLRYRVEGADPAVIATAIKDDHTNPGPNEAGVINLEGAKYVTTPNFASVKTACGPASPVASSRIYFSTPSAGVNNSYLSRTDPAIKSLGRQKYEYRGVPSLGFNNGSAYLSSKTMKESLGEEGYADYLKKREEQNLPPEQVIHRVYISKCLDVVPAELPPNARFIQDTPKSNNPQDCGFDAGRYIEQTWALSADPSDDPFMQPFLMQKTVDAQQEKSSWFYSYFGMITHGDFKGDSRSFHVYTPVWAGPGQRFNVLSEWRLTGTPAITDPSGGQTLTVNQGLVNSRSPKVDANATNNPTWDMKPQPVPGNYTPLRSATKYDTIVIPQATVAQLSKSVIDPLVPTRTDFTHAVNIVNYSTGQFGASEFIDVLPYNGDGRNLDGQSESTGAEGEGTDFHGQYWLDELPKYVGDDQNLPVQFTTDDPKKVSMCPSTANASDIELCRAMFKRPGVGDLDSKPNTTAWRDLTQEELEKYKESAKAGGEKITALRFRSKTFLPESNRTYYLHFDAKDNRAGDRYRNQIGVYVVTETEMYSRANAGPQPAAVQTEVYAGRISGNIYQDVDKDASRGSEEEPSPNGRIVELLKCTTNKAGEVENCDEVYQTITLGEGKLNQNGHYEFDNLPAGTYKVRVKPLDDQEINTEAGKNPENNGTWESGTQVIQGISPAQNGGQEEQIRDINFGYWVASPSVTVAKSVNDPEDKRTVDGEATFTIEGENDGDVPLTEVKLDDQWVKDTESEKLKNQLTCVITNSEGTAYVGEDLKAKGDLLSEQGANLAVGDKYSCTVTWSKVTQEDIDLEAILKNTASITGKYKSKVVTPDPSSVIVPIVEPGPALELTKQVRPADQGTDALSDRVVRDNKEAAAFVITGRNTGNVTLHNVTLEDSKLSNEAPVTLDNCVALDAEAGAEEAPKLNVTDGKLTLAPGAGFQCTVEYTVNQKDVDNRKDIDNTAVLRAKTRPDNAEKNRDVVTEKKTATIEVPVYKPSIALTKTAEVKQDDQAIEGKALAGETVEYSFDVHNTSKVTLRNVTLADEKVSDLKCPKTELAPDEHMTCTATHVLTPQDAEADTYDNTATVTGENVQGEKAEATSEAKVVVGTPKVDLAKSIKDKKDSYNRGDQIVYEITVTNTGTTDLNDVVITDVFTHERPGADIVCPDGFDPAAGILAQGTKVTCTVTTEVTQEDLDTLTKIDNRADVSAKYRTADNVVETEEQKKANNEASAPLNVKTSIKLEKSIVEPKALYAQGEPVTYKFVITNTGTQTLDNPKVLDSKLGADEISCGEGPIAPNASVECTVDYKVSAEDAATNGKIENVATANATKPGQNADTPLAERVKSEESKATFNTGTPKLEIAKAVTSEKQVDLVKGNKVTWKVTVTNPADAITPVDNVVVNDPMFADAEDVYCMVDGRRIDGLEIGTLAIGQKAECFGTTTVTQDEVDAGEQIVNTASTAGNFGENKVEGPQAEAKVSVSSKAGIKLTKTVVDPKPIYVEGDEVEYSFVVENTGDVTLHDVKVTDPMFENGVTCEQTELAPGAKTTCTADKHVVTAEEADSPTLVNKATVVGLKPNNKVHNNDPVKDEDDATVDIGKPSLAIDKAIANPGPYKAGEKATFTIKVTNDGPTDLTDVKITDDMDGHDVDLNCPEGADKIAKGDSVTCEATITVTQDDVNAEKPLTNTATAEGKTNKAKAPKKSDSATITVANAKKLELEKTITNKPEGEQFVEGDTVEYGFVVRNAGDVTLKDIKVSDPMFGEAFDCGGGELAPGDERTCVAKTHKVTPEEAEMGLVPNTATASGKTTGGSTPGGQDVKSNPSTANFRTGIPALTIDKVADNPDAEREAGDTVNYTITAKNAGNTRIDNVIITDDVIAGMLEDPEREATITCDDDAAWGGAGASLPAGGSIVCKASFKVLQSDVDSYDWSVNIAGVSGKYGNKKVTPVQAEAKVPFKEQTPLLKLTKTIDNLQEPYVAGDKIRYTFKVENVGETSISKLVIKDKMLEDNGITVTCEATDLAAGAETMCHSDSDYTVTEADVAAGTVNNVATVAGTTPIRAISNIVPLNPIEPKPKKPSTVESEESSTTARTGKSALTLTKDASQVLVKAGDTITYTLTVANTGSTELNNVGINDPMAAKGQLKCADPAVAEGTATLQPDETVTCTFTKPIDQADVDAGEGIVNTATATGSYHEQPPLKATATKTVEVSKVTGLNITKEIADKQDSYTPGDKVKYVFTVTNTGDITLSDVAVYDEKLVDAGVEVSCEAKTLAPNESTECAAADYIVTDKDADAGRVVNTAMATGNTPAGEKVTSDEDTAEFNSHKGSRVPWWPLLGLIPFLGHHIGSSDPQPAPEAPAATEAPAVEGKGIAKNDEGIKGIAKNPTALAQTGADVIGFGVAGIALAAAGAGLIGSRRKSKGKHCK
- the radA gene encoding DNA repair protein RadA, with the translated sequence MAKKVRPVHVCTDCGYQAPKWLGRCPECGAWGTLNEQLPSQPSTQAVSGQSTTPQPITSIPVDATTATTTGIAELDRVLGNGLVPGSVVLLSGEPGVGKSTLLLDVAAHAARANNGQNKVLYATAEESTGQVRLRAERTGALDENLLLVAESNLDTIFHHVDKLKPTLIVVDSVQTMHAPGVEGVPGGVAQSRAVTAALTTLAKTTGVSVILVGHVTKDGNVAGPRVLEHLVDVVLHFEGDKHSPLRMLRGLKNRFGATDEVGCFEQTANGIREVSDPSGLFLSSRDATPDGTAITVAMDGVRPILAEIQALLMETPAKNPRRAVTGLDSTRAPMVLAVLAARAGLQTADKEVYIATVGGMKIGEPAADLAVAMATASALTRTPLPQRTIVIGEIGLAGELRRVPSCDKRLTEAARLGFERAIVPRGSVQAKDTPLVVSEVSTVAQALEFLKK
- a CDS encoding carbonic anhydrase, yielding MRDAERTPHAIWEALQAGNRRFMNFEETRPNQDHRRRVELTAGQEPHAVVLACSDSRVPVEMIFDQGLGDIFVIRTAGEIIDLAVLGSLEYAVQGLHVPLIVVLGHESCGAVAATQAALDGHEIPGGFQRVLIEKVSPSILEARAMGKTTTEEFEAHHVAETVDQIMSRSPEIKAAVAKGRMGIVGVRYRLSDGLAEPVVEIGVEA
- a CDS encoding HhH-GPD family protein; this encodes MNARNHAPSRPTQFDYRALCDWYAANARPLLWRRPGTTAWGVLVSEVMSQQTPVARVQPIWQQWMDRWPTPQDFAAASRADILRAWGSLGYPRRALRLHECAQEITARYGAESNAREGSEPVPEDLAELLALPGIGDYTARAVLCFHYDHNVAVVDTNVRRVYARAVSGNYLQSPARASDLRKQQALVDAAPDDVHGPTFSVAMMELGALVCTASSPDCGHCPIQASCAWQLAGAPAPSEQELAQAKKRVQKFAGTDRQVRGIIMKALRESDSPVTKGTIDLLWPDAAQRDRALLGLLEDGLVEQLDIGFALPA
- a CDS encoding DUF4236 domain-containing protein codes for the protein MARKSITPTGLNFRKRKKVGKNSWINVSGSGVSGSTKLGPVTVNSRGGLWVRLPGGFTFRGRWKK